A genomic window from Bacillus rossius redtenbacheri isolate Brsri chromosome 7, Brsri_v3, whole genome shotgun sequence includes:
- the LOC134533980 gene encoding MICOS complex subunit Mic10-like, whose translation MSTSAKLLSEDELGRKWDSCLHDTVLKLGGGLVVGGIFSLLFFRRKAWPIAMGSGFGLGMAYLNCERAVNGIITQSTIEKGH comes from the exons ATGTCAACATCTGCTAAGTTGCTGTCCGAGGATGAACTCGGGAGGAAATGGGATTCGTGTTTGCATGATACTGTTTTAAAATTAG gtGGTGGCTTGGTAGTTGGTGGAATATTTTCTCTTCTTTTCTTCAGAC GAAAAGCATGGCCTATAGCAATGGGGTCAGGATTTGGCCTGGGAATGGCATACTTGAACTGTGAACGAGCAGTTAATGGCATTATAACGCAAAGCACT ATTGAGAAGGGTCATTGA